GAAAAAACACAGGCCGCGCTTACGGCCATCGCCTCCCGGGTCGAAGCGGCCGGCAAGGCTGCCTCAGATAAGTACGACGGCTCCATAACCAAGCGCATCACCAGCCAGGAAACCGTGGTGAAGTCCCTCAACACGCAGGTTGAGGACTGGGACCGGCGCCTGGCTTCCCGCGAATCCACGCTGAAAATGATCTGGTCCAACCTGGAAGTTAAGCTCGGCACCCTGAACAGCCAGATGGACTGGCTCACCGGCCAGCTCGACTCCCTCTCCGCCTCCTCGAGTAAGAAGTGACCGTGAACTACGGACTTGCCGCCAAGCGTGCCGAATACGCACGCAACGCAGTGCTCTCCGCCTCCCCGGCGCGCCTGCTGACCATGCTCTACGACCGGCTGCTGCTGGACCTGGCCCGTGCCGAAGAAGCCCAGACCACTGCCAACTGGCAAGTAGCCTCGGAAAACCTGCTCCACGCGCAGGCCATCATCACCGAACTGCTGGGCACGCTGAAAACGGACCTTTGGGAGGGCGGGGAAAACCTGCACGCCATTTACACGTACTCGCTGTCCACGCTGATGAACGCCAACATCGGCCGGGACGCGAAACTGACCCGCGAATGCATCGACCTGCTCGAACCAATCCGCGCCGCCTGGCACGAGGCCGCCGCGCAGCTTCCCGCCGCGGGTGTCGCGCCTGCTGCAGCCGGAACTCCCGGAGGAGTCCTCGGTGTCGGCTGAATCGGCAGAGCCCTACCGCACCCCCGCGGAGCTGGAGAACTTCATGCTCTGGGAAACCG
This Arthrobacter sp. zg-Y20 DNA region includes the following protein-coding sequences:
- the fliS gene encoding flagellar export chaperone FliS, yielding MNYGLAAKRAEYARNAVLSASPARLLTMLYDRLLLDLARAEEAQTTANWQVASENLLHAQAIITELLGTLKTDLWEGGENLHAIYTYSLSTLMNANIGRDAKLTRECIDLLEPIRAAWHEAAAQLPAAGVAPAAAGTPGGVLGVG